The following DNA comes from Hordeum vulgare subsp. vulgare chromosome 3H, MorexV3_pseudomolecules_assembly, whole genome shotgun sequence.
AACTGGGACATCAACTCCGTCGACCCCTGCAGCTGGAGGATGGTCACCTGCTCCTCCGACGGCTACGTCTCCGCGCTGTACGTCCTTCTCCCCGCCCATCCTTGCTCACGCCGGTCTCTCTCTCCGTCGAGGAGCGTCCGTCGTCGGTGTCCTCGTCTTATTTCCGGACTAATCTTCTCATGTGATGGTCTGTGCTCACAGCGGTCTGCCCAGCCAAAGGCTCTCCGGTAAACTGTCGCCCGGCATCGGGAACCTCACGAGGCTGCAATCTGTGTAAGCTCGTCGCTCAGATTTATCAGTACAGTTTCTTTGAAAAATGTATTGGACAGATGAGAGATTGCAAAGTGTTCAACTTCAACATCTCTCCTGTTCTTGGACAGGCTACTGCAGAACAACGCGATTTCTGGCACTATTCCTAGCACCATAGGCAGGCTGGGGATGCTTCAGACGCTTGACATGTCAGACAACCATCTTACCGGGAGCATCCCGACTTCGCTCGGCGATCTCAAGAACCTCAACTATCTGTAACATTTCTTTCCCCGGCTATAGATTTCTCTACCTTCTTGCTTTATTATACAGCAACTCACACCTTGTCCTCTTGTTGCTGCCAGGAAATTGAACAACAACAGTTTATCTGGAGTTTTACCCGAATCACTAGCCACCATTAATGGCCTTGCACTTGTGTATGTCCTGTGAatcctttacttcttcttcttctcctctttcctcgGTGTACTGCAACAAGCAGCTCTAATAATTGGCCTGCTTCACAGGGACCTTTCGTTTAACAACCTGAGCGGTCCCGTGCCAAAGATTTCTGCAAGAACTTTCAGGCGAGTCGTTCAGCTCATGCCCGATCACCTGGCTGATTCAATTCCTACCTGAACACCCTCCGTGCATGCTCTAGGCTATTATTGCTCATGCTCTCATTTCTTCTTTCCTTTATTGCTGGTTGTTTGTACAGCATTGCTGGAAATTCAATGATCTGTGGTGTCAAGTCTGGAGACAATTGCTCATCCGTGTCGCTGGACCCGCTTTCTTATCCACCAGATGACCTTAAGAGTGAGATTTTTTTTATTCTTGAGAAGTATACATCAATAGTATTGTTTTATCTCCTCTGCGCTGCTCATATTTGTTTCCCTTTCCTCAGTTCAGCCACAACAAGCCATGCCAAGAAGTCACCGTATTGCCATCATCTGTGGAGCAACCGTGGGTTCTGTAGCGTTTGTCGCTATCGTGGTCGGTATGCTTCTTTGGTGGAGGCATAAGCATAATCAACAAATATTTTTTGATGTAAATGGTAATGCTCTTTTCGATGTTGTGCGTGACCATATTAAACACTGCCTGTATTTGTACTTCAAAATATAGACATCTTTGTTGCATCAAGGTTGAATAACCTACTGTTTCTTGAGTTTTGAGCTATGTTTTTCATAGTTTCTACTTTCATAGCAAATTGATTTTGACAAAGACAGATATAAAAATGCTATTGGTTTATTTGGAATACAGTACTTACCTTTGGTCAAAGCTGAATGGTTAACATTGGGTTAATCTtcagtagtaacatagccaattaatcTGTCGCAGTTCAGTAGGACAATTGCCAGCAATTTAAACTGCATTAACGTACTACTGTCGCTGTTCAGTACGATAGTCACTAGCAATTTAAACTGCATTAACATACTACTGTTGCAGTTCAGTAGGACAGTCACTACCAATTTAGACTTTTATACTTAGTAGCTTACAAGCCTAGGAGGCCCTTACTACGAAAACCTTTGCTGCAGTTCATGCCCCAGTTACTTTTGGTGTATTGATTTGCCTTGCAAAAAACATGAGATCTCTAATTTTACACATATTACTTGATCTGATAGTAATAACATGATCACAGTTTGTGGCCATGTTTTCCTTTCTGGCATGTTATACTGTTTTAGTTTCGTACTATGGTGCCTGATACCTCCTCTTAGCTACAGATCAATATGACCCAGAAGTATGCTTGGGCCATCTGAAAAAGTACACCTTCAAGGAGCTTCGAGCATCTACCAACAATTTCAACTCAAAAAACATATTAGGTGAAGGTGGATATGGAATAGTATACAAGGGGTTCTTACGTGATGGTTCAATAGTTGCTGTTAAAAGGCTGAAAGACTACAATGCTGTTGGTGGGGAAGTTCAATTTCAAACTGAAGTTGAAGTCATAAGCTTAGCTGTTCATCGGAATCTCCTACGGCTCATTGGATTTTGCACTACGGAGTGTGAGAGATTACTTGTTTATCCTTATATGCCAAATGGAAGTGTTGCTTCTCAGTTGCGCGGTCAGTATTTTTCCCCATGCCCTTATGACACTTTTAAGTGATTAGCATTACTTGTGCAGATTCATTAGTGGCCTGATTAAATTTTGCTTCCCCTTGGCATGCATTACGCTCATTTTCAGATTTACAATCTAGCATGGATCTGTATTGGCGCATTGCTCCAGTTAGCTCAGACTGCCACCAAATGCTCAGCTTAAAATACAAACTGACACTTGTTAGCGTTCAGGATAAGAAATCCTCTAAATGTTCACTTATAGCATGTCATATACTCGTAGTTGTCTTGTCTTCTTTTAGTGAAAGTTATACTACAATCATGGAAGTATTAATTAGGTTCATAAAGACCTACAGACCTACCTTTGCCACATATCATCCTGGGTAGCTTCATCCTTCTGTCATGCCATGaaagaaagcttgactatggtgaTTGCCTCTATTGGAAGTACACTGCTTGTGCCGATCGATTAGTTTTAATAATACTCATGCACCTTGACTCCCTGTATTTACTTAAGTGTCCATTGACATTTCACAGTAAACCAAAATTTGAAATTTGAACTGAGCTATCAACATCACATGTCTAGGTTTACTACTGATGAAGTAAattaataaaaaaaaagaggcaccTTATGACAGCTTTCCAAGTATATTATTCAGTTTGCCAGTTTGCAAGCAAACTGTGACCTTCTCCTTCAGTCCACCTAATCTTTCCTGCATTTTTTTCCAGAGCATATAAATGGCAAGCCAGCTCTAGATTGGTCGAGGAGAAAGATGATAGCACTGGGTACAGCACGAGGGCTGCTTTATTTGCACGAACAGTGTGATCCAAAAATAATCCATCGTGATGTAAAAGCCTCCAATGTGCTTCTTGATGAATATTTTGAAGCAATAGTCGGAGATTTCGGATTGGCGAAACTTTTGGATCACCAGGAGACCCATGTTACCACGGCAGTGCGTGGCACCGTGGGGCACATAGCTCCAGAGTATTTGTCAACTGGCCAGTCATCGGAGAAGACAGATGTGTTTGGGTTTGGAGTCCTGTTGGTTGAGTTGATCACTGGCCAGAAAGCATTGGATTTTGGAAGACTAGCAAATCAGAAGGGCGGAGTGCTTGATTTGGTAAGCATGTTATATCATGCTCTTTTCGTGCAATGGTATCAAGTTCACCTTATTACTTTATGTGAAAAGATCGCTTTCTCCTTCTGGCTTGACTTTGTTCGGTTCTCGCCTTTAGTTTAGTGTCTTCAGAGCTTTTCGACAACTTTGTTTGCCACTTTTAGGTCCTGTCTCACCTTTTACATTGAGTACACTCAATGGTAAGATTTTATACTCGAGATACTGGAGCATATTTCATAGTTAAAAACAGGTAAGTTGGAAAAATATGCTCTATGATACCAAAGACAACTTAAACTGTTCACCATTGCGATGTCCTGCTTGAAAATTATTTTATGACGCAAGAAGGCATTGGAAATTAAGAATGATAACAATTATTTCCCTTTTTTTTGAGAAAATCATGCCATCCCTATTAATTTGCTACCTTTGTACACCAATACAAGACATTGAACTGCAAAGACGTCTTACAATAGTTTGCAGAGGGAGCAGGTGATATTCATTTATGGTAATCCTTTATCATAGTTTGGGCATATTAACTAATTGACCACCAGTTACCATCTTCTGTTCAGAGTTCAGTATATGGTCTTTGTATTGTCACGATCATTGTTTCTCATTCTTGCATGTGGTGGTTCCAGGTAAAGAAGCTCCATCAGGAAAAGCAGCTGAACATGATGGTGGACAAGGACCTCGGCAGCAACTACGACAGGgtggagctggaggagatggtgcAGGTGGCCCTGCTGTGCACGCAGTACTACCCGTCCCACCGCCCCCGGATGTCGGAGGTGATCAGGATGCTGGAAGGGGACGGGCTCGCGGAGAAATGGGAGGCGTCGCAGAACGTCGACACGCCGAAGTCAGTCTCATCGGAGCTCCTGCCCCTGAAGTTCACCGATTTCGCGGGGGCCGACGAGTCCTCGGTCGGCCTCGAGGCCATGGAGCT
Coding sequences within:
- the LOC123442793 gene encoding protein NSP-INTERACTING KINASE 3 isoform X2, which encodes MEAWPLWRWWALAAAGVLCLLLPPAAATLSPTGINYEVVALMAIKTDLQDHYNVLDNWDINSVDPCSWRMVTCSSDGYVSALGLPSQRLSGKLSPGIGNLTRLQSVLLQNNAISGTIPSTIGRLGMLQTLDMSDNHLTGSIPTSLGDLKNLNYLKLNNNSLSGVLPESLATINGLALVDLSFNNLSGPVPKISARTFSIAGNSMICGVKSGDNCSSVSLDPLSYPPDDLKIQPQQAMPRSHRIAIICGATVGSVAFVAIVVGMLLWWRHKHNQQIFFDVNDQYDPEVCLGHLKKYTFKELRASTNNFNSKNILGEGGYGIVYKGFLRDGSIVAVKRLKDYNAVGGEVQFQTEVEVISLAVHRNLLRLIGFCTTECERLLVYPYMPNGSVASQLREHINGKPALDWSRRKMIALGTARGLLYLHEQCDPKIIHRDVKASNVLLDEYFEAIVGDFGLAKLLDHQETHVTTAVRGTVGHIAPEYLSTGQSSEKTDVFGFGVLLVELITGQKALDFGRLANQKGGVLDLVKKLHQEKQLNMMVDKDLGSNYDRVELEEMVQVALLCTQYYPSHRPRMSEVIRMLEGDGLAEKWEASQNVDTPKSVSSELLPLKFTDFAGADESSVGLEAMELSGPR
- the LOC123442793 gene encoding protein NSP-INTERACTING KINASE 3 isoform X1, translating into MEAWPLWRWWALAAAGVLCLLLPPAAATLSPTGINYEVVALMAIKTDLQDHYNVLDNWDINSVDPCSWRMVTCSSDGYVSALGLPSQRLSGKLSPGIGNLTRLQSVLLQNNAISGTIPSTIGRLGMLQTLDMSDNHLTGSIPTSLGDLKNLNYLKLNNNSLSGVLPESLATINGLALVDLSFNNLSGPVPKISARTFSIAGNSMICGVKSGDNCSSVSLDPLSYPPDDLKIQPQQAMPRSHRIAIICGATVGSVAFVAIVVGMLLWWRHKHNQQIFFDVNATDQYDPEVCLGHLKKYTFKELRASTNNFNSKNILGEGGYGIVYKGFLRDGSIVAVKRLKDYNAVGGEVQFQTEVEVISLAVHRNLLRLIGFCTTECERLLVYPYMPNGSVASQLREHINGKPALDWSRRKMIALGTARGLLYLHEQCDPKIIHRDVKASNVLLDEYFEAIVGDFGLAKLLDHQETHVTTAVRGTVGHIAPEYLSTGQSSEKTDVFGFGVLLVELITGQKALDFGRLANQKGGVLDLVKKLHQEKQLNMMVDKDLGSNYDRVELEEMVQVALLCTQYYPSHRPRMSEVIRMLEGDGLAEKWEASQNVDTPKSVSSELLPLKFTDFAGADESSVGLEAMELSGPR